A genome region from Bordetella genomosp. 10 includes the following:
- a CDS encoding exodeoxyribonuclease VII small subunit, with the protein MPPVPPAAEPAEAAALPQDFEGALAQLEDLVASMEDGSLPLEASLAAYKRGVALTRICQERLAQAEQQVRVLEGDLLRPLDPGALDDDTNG; encoded by the coding sequence ATCCCCCCCGTTCCCCCCGCGGCCGAGCCGGCCGAGGCCGCTGCCTTGCCGCAGGATTTCGAAGGCGCGCTGGCGCAACTGGAGGATCTGGTCGCGTCGATGGAAGACGGTTCCCTGCCGCTGGAGGCCTCCCTGGCCGCCTACAAGCGCGGCGTCGCGCTGACGCGGATCTGCCAGGAGCGCCTGGCGCAAGCCGAGCAGCAGGTGCGGGTGCTGGAGGGCGACCTGTTGCGGCCGCTCGACCCCGGGGCGCTGGACGACGATACGAACGGATGA
- the rpsR gene encoding 30S ribosomal protein S18 encodes MAFFGKRKEKRKFPQQNPLFKRRKFCRFTAAGVEEIDYKDLDTLRDFIQENGKIIPARLTGTKAHYQRQLDTAIKRARFLALLPYTDNHN; translated from the coding sequence ATGGCTTTCTTTGGCAAGCGCAAGGAAAAACGCAAATTCCCGCAGCAGAACCCGCTGTTCAAGCGTCGCAAGTTCTGCCGCTTCACGGCCGCCGGCGTCGAAGAGATCGACTACAAGGATCTGGACACGCTGCGTGACTTCATCCAGGAAAACGGCAAGATCATTCCCGCTCGCCTGACCGGCACCAAGGCGCACTACCAGCGCCAGCTCGACACGGCCATCAAGCGCGCCCGCTTCCTGGCGCTGTTGCCGTACACCGACAACCACAACTGA
- the htpX gene encoding protease HtpX has protein sequence MKRIILFVLTNLAVMLVLSATLHIFGVDRYLTANGLNVSQLLVFSVIVGFTGSIISLFMSKPMAKWSTGAHVIDPNAPRNQREAWLLDTVHQLAERAGIGRPEVAIYDGAPNAFATGAFKNDALVAVSTGLLDSMTEEEVAAVLGHEVAHVANGDMVTLTLIQGVVNTFVIFLARVVGYFIDRTVLRNERGLGAGYYITVIVCELLFGIAASIIVAWFSRQREYRADAGSAHLLGSRDPMIRALARLGGLEAGELPKSFEASGISGRAAVSALFASHPPIQQRIAALQRGAV, from the coding sequence ATGAAACGCATCATTCTTTTTGTCCTGACCAACCTGGCCGTCATGCTGGTGCTGTCGGCGACGCTGCATATCTTCGGCGTCGACCGCTACCTGACGGCCAATGGCCTGAACGTCTCCCAGTTGCTGGTCTTCTCGGTCATCGTCGGCTTCACCGGCTCCATCATCTCCCTGTTCATGAGCAAGCCGATGGCCAAATGGAGCACCGGCGCCCACGTGATCGACCCCAACGCCCCGCGCAACCAGCGCGAGGCCTGGCTGCTCGATACCGTGCATCAACTGGCCGAGCGCGCCGGCATCGGCCGGCCCGAAGTGGCCATCTACGACGGCGCGCCGAACGCCTTCGCGACGGGCGCCTTCAAGAACGACGCGCTGGTCGCCGTCAGCACGGGCCTGCTGGACAGCATGACGGAGGAAGAAGTGGCCGCCGTGCTGGGCCACGAAGTGGCGCACGTCGCCAATGGCGACATGGTGACGCTGACGCTGATCCAGGGCGTGGTCAACACCTTCGTGATCTTCCTGGCGCGCGTGGTCGGCTATTTCATCGACCGCACGGTGCTGCGCAACGAGCGCGGCCTGGGCGCGGGCTACTACATCACCGTCATCGTCTGTGAGCTCCTGTTCGGCATCGCCGCCTCCATCATCGTCGCCTGGTTCTCGCGCCAGCGCGAGTATCGCGCCGACGCCGGCTCGGCCCACCTGCTGGGTTCGCGCGATCCGATGATCCGCGCCCTGGCCCGGCTGGGCGGCCTGGAAGCGGGCGAGCTGCCCAAGTCCTTCGAGGCCTCGGGCATCAGCGGCCGCGCCGCCGTCAGCGCCCTGTTCGCCTCGCACCCGCCCATCCAGCAGCGCATCGCCGCGCTGCAACGCGGCGCCGTCTGA
- a CDS encoding IclR family transcriptional regulator, protein MQSFRPQGKPQVEQAPAVRDRAGRRRRAPVAEGAERSADFITALARGLQVLRCFQDGSGALGNLELARLTGLPKATLSRITYTLTELGYLRYDRDSGRYAPGHGVLTLGLGLLSGLEVRQLAKPAMQSLAQQTGGALALGTCDGDAMAYVEAIHGSSALYLRLPVGCRVSMDSAMGRAYLALLPAPARRDMLARLGPLAPAPEVVGRCVDDLAATGCCFAMGEWQSGINAAAAPFESATGEGIFVISCGGPATLLPEAVLRDEVAPVLRRAAQALSRPAA, encoded by the coding sequence ATGCAATCCTTTCGCCCTCAAGGAAAACCCCAGGTTGAGCAGGCGCCCGCGGTGCGCGATCGCGCCGGGCGGCGCCGGCGCGCGCCGGTCGCCGAGGGCGCGGAACGATCGGCCGATTTCATTACCGCCCTGGCGCGCGGGCTGCAGGTCCTGCGCTGTTTCCAGGACGGCAGCGGCGCGCTGGGCAATCTCGAGCTGGCGCGGTTGACCGGACTGCCCAAGGCCACGCTCAGCCGCATCACCTATACGCTGACCGAACTGGGTTACCTGCGCTACGACCGCGACAGCGGCCGCTACGCGCCGGGCCATGGCGTGCTGACCCTGGGCCTGGGGCTGCTGTCGGGGCTGGAGGTGCGCCAGTTGGCCAAGCCCGCCATGCAGTCCCTGGCGCAGCAGACGGGCGGGGCCCTGGCCCTGGGCACCTGCGACGGCGACGCCATGGCCTACGTCGAGGCCATCCACGGTTCCTCGGCCCTGTACCTGCGCCTGCCGGTCGGCTGCCGGGTGAGCATGGACAGCGCCATGGGGCGCGCCTACCTGGCGCTGCTGCCGGCGCCCGCCCGCCGCGACATGCTGGCGCGCCTGGGCCCGCTGGCGCCCGCGCCCGAGGTCGTCGGCCGTTGCGTCGACGACCTGGCCGCCACGGGCTGCTGTTTCGCGATGGGCGAATGGCAATCCGGCATCAACGCCGCCGCCGCGCCTTTCGAATCCGCGACGGGCGAGGGCATCTTCGTCATCAGTTGCGGCGGCCCCGCCACCTTGCTCCCCGAAGCCGTCCTGCGCGACGAGGTCGCCCCCGTCCTGCGCCGCGCCGCCCAGGCCCTGTCGCGCCCCGCCGCATAG
- a CDS encoding DMT family transporter: MQALWMLLASLMFAIMGSCVKLATEHEASLAQVVLFRGMPSVVLILLWARAGRHSIVPSRWRPHLWRNLAGVSSMWLGFYALSHLPLATAISLNYTSPLFIAGYMLGWGGVQRDAVRILSVGLGFLGVIAVLRPSIGDDQWLAALTGLGAGGAAAISMMQIRELGRIGEPEWRTVLFFSLAVSLSSLVGLLIHGWGQADLIGYAALFGIGLSGLCGQLAMTRAFGLGSALLTAALQYTTIIFAACLGMAFWHDHLDAIAWSGMGLIIAAGLLSVWRTMRETRPLTKTAQENAV, from the coding sequence ATGCAGGCTCTTTGGATGTTGTTGGCGTCGCTCATGTTCGCCATCATGGGTTCTTGCGTGAAGCTTGCCACCGAGCACGAAGCTTCCCTGGCGCAAGTCGTATTGTTCCGGGGCATGCCGTCGGTGGTCCTGATCCTGCTATGGGCGCGCGCCGGCCGCCATTCCATCGTGCCCTCCAGGTGGCGGCCCCATCTGTGGCGCAACCTGGCCGGCGTCTCGTCCATGTGGCTGGGCTTCTATGCCTTGTCCCACCTGCCGCTGGCCACGGCCATCAGCCTGAACTACACCTCGCCGCTGTTCATCGCCGGCTATATGCTGGGGTGGGGCGGCGTCCAGCGCGATGCCGTGCGCATCCTTTCCGTGGGCCTCGGCTTTCTCGGCGTCATCGCCGTGCTGCGGCCCAGCATCGGCGACGACCAGTGGCTGGCGGCGCTGACCGGCCTGGGCGCCGGCGGCGCCGCCGCCATCTCGATGATGCAGATACGCGAGCTGGGGCGCATCGGCGAACCGGAGTGGCGCACGGTGCTGTTCTTTTCGCTGGCGGTCAGCCTCAGCAGCCTGGTGGGCCTGTTGATCCATGGCTGGGGCCAGGCCGACCTCATCGGCTACGCCGCGCTGTTCGGCATCGGCCTGTCCGGCCTGTGCGGCCAGCTCGCCATGACGCGCGCCTTCGGCCTGGGCTCGGCCTTGTTGACGGCGGCCCTGCAGTACACCACCATCATCTTCGCCGCCTGCCTGGGCATGGCGTTCTGGCACGATCATCTCGATGCCATCGCCTGGTCCGGCATGGGCCTGATTATCGCGGCCGGCTTGTTGTCGGTCTGGCGCACCATGCGTGAAACGCGCCCCCTTACCAAGACTGCCCAGGAGAACGCCGTATGA
- the priB gene encoding primosomal replication protein N, producing the protein MNQVVLSAQVLEREALRYTPAGLPALEMLLSHQSEVVEAGHPRRVELTIAAVALGDLALLLADVGLGAQLEVRGFLAPVRKDAVKLKLHMQQATRLSGSDPVTV; encoded by the coding sequence ATGAACCAGGTCGTACTCAGCGCGCAAGTCCTCGAAAGAGAGGCGTTGCGCTACACCCCGGCGGGTTTGCCCGCGCTGGAGATGTTGCTGAGCCACCAGTCCGAAGTGGTCGAAGCCGGACATCCCCGTCGCGTCGAATTGACGATCGCGGCGGTGGCGCTGGGAGACCTGGCGCTGTTGCTGGCGGATGTCGGGCTGGGGGCGCAACTGGAAGTCCGGGGTTTCCTGGCGCCGGTGCGCAAGGACGCGGTCAAGCTGAAGCTGCACATGCAGCAGGCGACGCGCCTTTCGGGCAGCGATCCGGTCACCGTCTAG
- the rpsF gene encoding 30S ribosomal protein S6, with protein MRHYEVVFIVHPDQSEQVPAMVERYQALVTGQGGTVHRLEDWGRRQLAYPIQKLVKAHYVCLNIECGQATLDELEHSFRYNDAVLRHLVIKTKKAQSGASIMMKSVEREEARKASAEAATAQSE; from the coding sequence ATGCGTCACTACGAAGTAGTGTTCATCGTCCACCCCGACCAGAGCGAGCAGGTGCCCGCCATGGTCGAGCGGTATCAGGCGCTGGTCACCGGCCAAGGCGGCACGGTGCATCGCCTGGAAGACTGGGGCCGCCGTCAACTGGCCTACCCCATCCAGAAGCTGGTCAAGGCCCACTACGTGTGCCTGAACATCGAATGCGGCCAGGCCACCCTGGACGAACTCGAACATTCGTTCCGCTACAACGACGCCGTGCTGCGCCATCTGGTCATCAAGACCAAGAAGGCCCAGTCGGGCGCCTCGATCATGATGAAGTCGGTCGAGCGCGAAGAAGCCCGCAAGGCTTCGGCGGAAGCGGCAACGGCTCAATCCGAATAA
- a CDS encoding sulfurtransferase: MSMTLISASELSARLGDPDVRVFDLRHDLMDHAAGRRQYEQSHIAGARYLDNETELAAPRTGRNGRHPLPDRAALAALLASHGVAPDTLVVAYDASGGQFAAHLWWMLRWLGHDRVAVLDGGWQAWSAAGLAVESGPGPRPAPVSAGAGAPLLREALTEPVDADTVLANIAQPSFTVLDARAAARYRGEMEPIDPAAGHIPGALNRPNTDNLAADGRFKSPQELRKEFEAVLGKRAPGAIVHQCGSGITASHNLLAMEVAGLQGSRLYPGSWSEWVSDPSRPQAKG, from the coding sequence ATGAGCATGACCTTGATTTCCGCATCCGAGCTGTCCGCCCGCCTCGGCGACCCCGACGTGCGGGTATTCGACCTGCGCCACGACCTGATGGACCACGCCGCCGGCCGCCGCCAGTACGAGCAATCGCACATCGCGGGCGCCCGCTACCTGGACAACGAGACCGAGCTCGCCGCGCCGCGCACGGGCAGGAACGGCCGCCACCCGCTGCCAGATCGCGCCGCGCTGGCCGCGCTGCTGGCCAGCCATGGCGTCGCCCCCGACACCCTGGTCGTCGCCTACGACGCCAGCGGCGGCCAGTTCGCCGCGCACCTGTGGTGGATGCTGCGCTGGCTGGGCCACGATCGCGTGGCGGTGCTGGACGGCGGCTGGCAGGCATGGTCGGCCGCCGGCCTGGCGGTGGAGAGCGGCCCCGGCCCGCGGCCCGCGCCGGTGTCGGCCGGGGCGGGGGCGCCCCTGTTGCGCGAGGCCTTGACCGAGCCGGTGGACGCCGATACGGTCCTCGCCAATATCGCGCAGCCGTCCTTCACGGTGCTGGATGCCCGCGCGGCGGCCCGCTACCGCGGCGAAATGGAGCCGATCGATCCGGCCGCCGGGCATATCCCCGGCGCCCTGAACCGTCCCAACACCGACAACCTCGCCGCCGACGGCCGCTTCAAGTCGCCGCAGGAACTGCGCAAGGAATTCGAGGCCGTGCTGGGCAAGCGCGCGCCCGGCGCCATCGTGCACCAGTGCGGCTCGGGAATCACCGCCAGCCACAATCTGCTGGCCATGGAAGTGGCGGGACTGCAGGGGTCGCGCCTGTATCCGGGCTCGTGGAGCGAGTGGGTCAGCGATCCTTCGCGGCCCCAGGCCAAGGGCTGA
- the folE2 gene encoding GTP cyclohydrolase FolE2, which produces MNSPIDRAIVMPDVQSSADTRHIPIQRVGIRGVRHPMLVQAGDGSAMATVANWTLTVALPAEEKGTHMSRFVALLEKYRSVPMTPALFRAMAREMLPLLHAEKGDITAAFPYFINKSAPVSGVQSLLDYEVQWIARAAGDEVEFELVVQVPVTSLCPCSKAISEYGAHNQRSHVTVSAILGDDVGMDDVIRAVEEEGSCELWGLLKRPDEKFVTERAYDNPKFVEDLVRDVAARMAARQGIRRYRVEAENFESIHNHSAYAVVEG; this is translated from the coding sequence ATGAATTCCCCGATCGATCGCGCCATCGTCATGCCGGACGTGCAGAGTTCGGCCGATACCCGTCACATCCCCATCCAGCGCGTGGGCATCCGCGGCGTGCGCCATCCCATGCTGGTGCAGGCCGGCGACGGCAGCGCCATGGCCACGGTGGCCAACTGGACGCTGACGGTGGCGCTGCCGGCGGAAGAGAAGGGCACCCACATGTCGCGCTTCGTGGCCCTGCTGGAGAAATATCGCAGCGTTCCCATGACGCCGGCCCTGTTCCGCGCCATGGCGCGCGAAATGCTGCCGCTGCTGCATGCCGAGAAGGGCGACATCACCGCCGCCTTCCCGTATTTCATCAACAAGTCGGCGCCGGTTTCCGGGGTGCAGAGCCTGCTGGACTACGAAGTGCAGTGGATCGCCCGCGCCGCCGGCGACGAGGTCGAATTCGAGCTCGTCGTGCAGGTGCCGGTCACCAGCCTGTGCCCGTGTTCCAAGGCGATTTCCGAGTACGGCGCCCACAACCAGCGCTCCCACGTCACGGTGTCGGCCATCCTGGGCGACGACGTCGGCATGGACGACGTCATCCGCGCGGTCGAGGAAGAAGGGTCCTGCGAGCTATGGGGCCTGCTCAAGCGGCCGGACGAGAAGTTCGTCACCGAGCGCGCCTACGACAATCCCAAGTTCGTCGAGGACCTGGTGCGCGACGTCGCCGCCCGCATGGCGGCGCGCCAGGGCATCCGGCGCTACCGCGTCGAGGCCGAGAACTTCGAATCGATCCACAACCACTCCGCCTACGCGGTGGTGGAAGGGTAG
- a CDS encoding aromatic ring-hydroxylating oxygenase subunit alpha — protein sequence MTDVGRMAQFVPARTQLPVNAYFDEARFQREQEIIFKQSSLYVGNQKMVPEVGDWRTLVQENGGRVLVRNQEGIELISNVCRHRQALMLGGAPGNVAGNVNTAGNLRATGGNIVCPLHRWTYDKQGQLLGAPQFAATPCMDLPRFRLRDCHGLLFEGPRDPSRDLATLFNRPEFDFGDYVLDHVEVHQCNYNWKTFIEVYLEDYHVAPFHPGLGHFVTCDDLEWEFGNWHSVQRVGVHNALAQPGSDVYRKWHDNLMQYRAGDAPEFGAIWATYFPTHMIELYPHVLVLSTLHPRGPQDTLNVVEFYYPEEIAAFEREFVEAQRAAYMETAIEDDEIAERMDAGRKALMLRGVTEAGPYQSPMEDGMQHFHEWYRTIMAETEPHP from the coding sequence ATGACCGACGTCGGTCGGATGGCGCAATTTGTGCCGGCTCGCACGCAACTGCCCGTCAACGCCTATTTTGACGAAGCACGCTTCCAGCGCGAGCAAGAAATCATTTTCAAACAGTCTTCCCTTTACGTCGGCAACCAGAAGATGGTCCCCGAGGTCGGAGACTGGCGCACGCTCGTCCAGGAAAATGGCGGGCGCGTGCTGGTGCGCAACCAGGAAGGCATAGAACTCATCTCGAACGTCTGCCGCCACCGGCAGGCCTTGATGCTGGGCGGCGCCCCGGGAAACGTGGCTGGCAACGTCAATACCGCGGGCAACCTGCGCGCCACCGGCGGCAATATCGTCTGCCCGCTGCACCGTTGGACCTACGACAAGCAGGGCCAGTTGCTGGGCGCGCCGCAGTTCGCGGCCACGCCCTGCATGGACCTGCCGCGGTTCCGCCTGCGCGATTGCCACGGCCTGCTGTTCGAAGGCCCGCGCGATCCGTCCAGGGACCTCGCCACGCTGTTCAACCGGCCCGAGTTCGATTTCGGCGACTACGTGCTGGACCACGTCGAGGTCCATCAGTGCAACTACAACTGGAAGACCTTCATCGAGGTCTATCTGGAGGACTATCACGTCGCGCCCTTCCACCCGGGCCTGGGCCACTTCGTCACCTGCGACGACCTGGAATGGGAATTCGGGAACTGGCACAGCGTGCAGCGCGTGGGCGTGCACAACGCCCTGGCGCAGCCAGGTTCGGACGTCTACCGCAAGTGGCACGACAACCTGATGCAGTACCGCGCGGGCGATGCGCCGGAATTCGGGGCCATCTGGGCCACCTATTTCCCCACGCACATGATCGAGCTGTATCCCCACGTGCTGGTGCTGTCGACCCTGCATCCGCGCGGTCCGCAGGACACGCTGAACGTGGTGGAGTTCTACTACCCCGAGGAAATCGCCGCCTTCGAGCGGGAATTCGTCGAGGCGCAGCGCGCGGCCTACATGGAAACGGCGATCGAGGACGACGAGATCGCCGAACGCATGGACGCCGGCCGCAAGGCTCTGATGCTGCGCGGCGTCACCGAGGCGGGTCCGTACCAGTCCCCCATGGAAGACGGCATGCAACATTTCCATGAATGGTACAGAACCATAATGGCGGAAACGGAACCTCATCCGTAA
- a CDS encoding polyprenyl synthetase family protein → MKQNHLAFADWLTARAQHIEQKLDELLPPADAVPARLHEAMRYAVLGGGKRVRAALVYAAGQACPVSGHAMAVEASLDRAAAAVELIHAYSLVHDDLPCMDDDTLRRGQPTLHVRYDEATAMLAGDALQPLAFQFLADMPIAPALVVQATQALARAAGSRGMAGGQAIDLASVGRALTREELQQMHGMKTGAMLAVSVALGGIVAGASSVARRALDDYAQAIGLAFQVVDDILDVTADTARLGKTAGKDAAGNKPTYVSLLGLEEARRFASSLRDTALQALAPLGEGRARLAELADFIVLRDR, encoded by the coding sequence ATGAAGCAGAACCATCTCGCCTTCGCGGACTGGCTGACGGCCCGCGCGCAACATATCGAGCAGAAGCTCGACGAGTTGCTGCCGCCGGCGGACGCCGTCCCGGCGCGCCTGCACGAAGCCATGCGCTACGCCGTCCTGGGCGGCGGCAAGCGCGTGCGCGCCGCGCTGGTCTACGCCGCCGGCCAGGCCTGTCCCGTCAGCGGCCACGCCATGGCGGTGGAGGCGTCGCTGGACCGCGCCGCCGCGGCCGTCGAACTGATCCACGCCTATTCCCTGGTGCACGACGACCTGCCCTGCATGGACGACGACACCTTGCGGCGCGGCCAGCCGACCCTGCACGTGCGCTACGACGAAGCCACCGCCATGCTGGCGGGCGACGCCCTGCAGCCGCTGGCCTTCCAGTTCCTGGCGGACATGCCCATCGCGCCGGCCCTGGTGGTGCAGGCGACCCAGGCGCTGGCGCGCGCGGCCGGCAGCCGCGGCATGGCCGGCGGCCAGGCCATCGACCTGGCCAGCGTGGGCCGCGCCCTGACGCGCGAGGAACTACAGCAAATGCACGGCATGAAGACCGGCGCCATGCTGGCCGTCAGCGTGGCGCTGGGCGGCATCGTCGCCGGCGCCAGCTCGGTGGCCCGCCGCGCGCTGGACGATTACGCGCAGGCCATCGGCCTGGCCTTCCAGGTGGTGGACGACATCCTGGACGTCACCGCCGACACGGCAAGGCTGGGCAAGACCGCGGGCAAGGACGCGGCCGGGAACAAACCGACCTACGTTTCCCTGCTGGGCCTGGAAGAGGCGCGCCGTTTCGCTTCCTCCCTGCGCGATACCGCCCTGCAGGCCCTGGCGCCGCTGGGCGAGGGTCGCGCGCGCCTGGCGGAACTGGCCGATTTCATCGTTTTGAGAGACCGTTGA
- a CDS encoding Bug family tripartite tricarboxylate transporter substrate binding protein, translated as MRPWLKLFAALALAGACGAASAHYPERPIKVVSPFPAGGATDVLTRLLAERMGKDLKASIIVENRAGAGTSIGASYVQREAPDGYTILMATNSTLVTNRFLYKDLPYDPDGYAPIGMVGIGPLVLLAGPKEPFHDTAGLVAYAKKHPGKLTFASFGPGTSSHLAAERFKSQTGIDILHVPFKGASQALPALIGGDVDLFFDMVATGMPQADAGRVQVFGITSSQRLESEPKLATIAEQGYPGFDMTAWFSFVAPKGTPPDVLGKLQGALADALKDETVRRKMLEMGIQPSDGTPQALTAQIKSELPVVQALVKQANIVLQ; from the coding sequence ATGCGACCTTGGCTCAAGCTTTTTGCCGCCCTGGCCCTGGCAGGCGCCTGCGGCGCGGCCAGCGCCCACTATCCGGAACGGCCCATCAAGGTGGTGTCGCCCTTCCCGGCCGGCGGCGCCACCGACGTGCTGACCCGCCTGCTGGCCGAACGCATGGGCAAGGACCTGAAGGCCTCGATCATCGTGGAGAACCGCGCCGGGGCGGGCACCTCCATCGGCGCCTCCTACGTGCAGCGCGAGGCGCCGGACGGCTACACCATCCTCATGGCCACCAACTCCACGCTGGTGACCAACCGCTTCCTGTACAAGGACCTGCCCTACGACCCGGACGGCTACGCGCCGATCGGCATGGTCGGCATCGGTCCGCTGGTGCTGCTGGCCGGTCCCAAGGAACCGTTCCACGACACCGCCGGCCTGGTCGCCTATGCCAAGAAGCATCCGGGCAAGCTGACCTTCGCCTCCTTCGGTCCGGGTACGTCCTCGCACCTCGCGGCCGAACGCTTCAAGTCGCAGACCGGCATCGACATCCTGCACGTGCCCTTCAAGGGCGCCAGCCAGGCCCTGCCGGCCCTGATCGGCGGCGACGTCGACCTGTTCTTCGACATGGTCGCCACGGGCATGCCGCAGGCCGACGCCGGCAGGGTGCAGGTCTTCGGCATCACCAGCAGCCAGCGCCTGGAGAGCGAACCCAAGCTGGCGACCATCGCCGAACAGGGCTACCCCGGCTTCGACATGACCGCCTGGTTCAGCTTCGTCGCGCCCAAGGGCACGCCGCCCGACGTCCTGGGCAAGCTCCAGGGGGCCCTGGCCGATGCGCTGAAGGACGAGACGGTGCGCCGGAAGATGCTGGAAATGGGCATCCAGCCGAGCGACGGCACGCCGCAGGCGCTCACCGCGCAGATCAAGTCCGAACTGCCGGTGGTGCAGGCGCTGGTCAAGCAGGCCAACATCGTCCTGCAGTGA
- the dxs gene encoding 1-deoxy-D-xylulose-5-phosphate synthase, translating into MTTELLDTIASPADLKRLDRRDLKKLADELRAFVLESVSRTGGHLSSNLGTVELTLALHHVFDTPHDRIVWDVGHQSYPHKILTGRRAEMARLRQEGGISGFPRRAESEYDAFGTAHSSTSISAALGMAVASRNAGVARQHIAVIGDGAMSAGMAFEAMNNAGVTPNIDLLVILNDNDMSISPPVGALNRYLARLMSGRFYAAAKNVGRAMLQHVPPVLELARRIEEHAKGMVTPATLFEEFGFNYVGPIDGHDLDALVPTLQNLRELKGLQFLHVVTRKGQGYKLAEADPVLYHGPGKFDPAVGIVPAKAPAKVTFTQVFGQWLCDMAAADQRLVGITPAMREGSGLVEFERRFPTRYFDVGIAEQHAVTFAAGLACEQQKPVVAIYSTFLQRGYDQLIHDVALQNLDVTFALDRAGLVGADGATHAGNYDTAFLRCVPNMVVATPSDEAEARLLLTTCYRHPGPASVRYPRGGGSGAAAGTDLQEVPLGKGVVRREDGGRIAFLVFGTLLPAVLRAAEALDATVADMRFVKPLDRDLVLALAARHDALVTVEDAAIMGGAGSAVAEALNEAGVQCPLLQLGLPDRFIDHGDQQALMAGLGLNAEGIEASVRGRFAALLAVEAPRAAAG; encoded by the coding sequence ATGACCACAGAACTCCTGGACACCATCGCCAGTCCGGCCGACCTCAAGCGTCTGGACCGCCGCGATCTGAAGAAACTGGCCGACGAACTGCGCGCCTTCGTGCTGGAGTCCGTCTCCCGGACCGGCGGCCATTTGTCGTCCAACCTGGGCACGGTCGAGCTGACGCTTGCCCTGCACCACGTTTTCGACACCCCGCACGATCGCATCGTCTGGGACGTCGGCCATCAATCCTATCCGCACAAGATCCTCACCGGACGGCGCGCGGAGATGGCCCGGCTGCGCCAGGAAGGCGGCATCTCCGGCTTTCCGCGCCGCGCCGAATCCGAATACGACGCCTTCGGCACCGCGCACTCGTCGACCTCGATTTCGGCGGCGCTGGGCATGGCCGTGGCGTCGCGCAACGCCGGCGTCGCGCGGCAGCACATCGCCGTGATCGGCGACGGCGCCATGTCGGCGGGCATGGCCTTCGAGGCCATGAACAATGCCGGCGTCACGCCCAACATCGACCTGCTGGTGATCCTGAACGACAACGACATGTCGATCTCGCCGCCGGTCGGGGCCCTGAACCGCTACCTGGCGCGCCTGATGTCGGGCCGCTTCTACGCCGCCGCCAAGAACGTCGGCCGCGCCATGCTGCAGCACGTGCCGCCGGTGCTGGAACTGGCGCGCCGCATCGAGGAGCACGCCAAGGGCATGGTCACCCCGGCCACGCTGTTCGAGGAATTCGGCTTCAACTACGTCGGCCCCATCGACGGCCACGACCTCGACGCGCTGGTGCCGACCCTGCAGAACCTGCGCGAGCTCAAGGGCCTGCAGTTCCTGCACGTGGTCACGCGCAAGGGGCAGGGCTACAAGCTGGCCGAGGCGGACCCGGTGCTTTACCACGGCCCGGGCAAATTCGATCCCGCCGTCGGCATCGTGCCCGCCAAGGCGCCGGCCAAGGTGACGTTCACGCAGGTCTTCGGACAATGGCTGTGCGACATGGCCGCGGCCGACCAGCGCCTGGTCGGCATCACGCCCGCCATGCGCGAGGGCAGCGGCCTGGTGGAGTTCGAACGGCGCTTTCCCACCCGTTATTTCGACGTCGGCATCGCCGAACAGCACGCCGTGACCTTCGCCGCCGGCCTGGCCTGTGAACAGCAGAAGCCGGTGGTCGCCATTTATTCGACCTTCCTGCAGCGCGGCTACGATCAACTGATCCACGACGTGGCCCTGCAGAACCTGGACGTCACGTTCGCGCTGGACCGCGCCGGCCTGGTGGGCGCCGACGGCGCCACCCACGCCGGCAACTACGACACCGCCTTCCTGCGCTGCGTTCCCAATATGGTCGTGGCCACGCCCTCGGACGAAGCCGAGGCGCGCCTGCTCCTGACCACCTGCTACCGCCATCCCGGCCCGGCCTCCGTGCGCTACCCGCGCGGCGGCGGCAGCGGCGCGGCGGCGGGGACCGACCTGCAGGAAGTGCCGCTGGGCAAGGGCGTCGTCCGGCGCGAGGACGGCGGCCGCATCGCCTTCCTGGTTTTCGGCACGCTGCTGCCGGCGGTGCTGCGCGCCGCCGAGGCGCTGGATGCGACGGTGGCCGACATGCGTTTCGTCAAGCCGCTGGACCGCGACCTGGTGCTGGCCCTGGCGGCGCGCCATGACGCCCTGGTGACGGTCGAGGACGCCGCCATCATGGGCGGCGCGGGCAGCGCGGTGGCCGAGGCCTTGAACGAGGCCGGCGTGCAGTGCCCGCTGCTGCAACTGGGCCTGCCGGACCGTTTCATCGACCACGGCGACCAGCAGGCCCTGATGGCCGGCCTGGGCTTGAATGCCGAGGGCATCGAGGCGTCGGTGCGGGGGCGGTTCGCCGCGCTGCTGGCGGTCGAGGCGCCGCGGGCCGCCGCCGGTTGA